In Candidatus Methanomethylophilus alvi Mx1201, a genomic segment contains:
- a CDS encoding methanol--corrinoid methyltransferase has protein sequence MTSVKYTGMAYKSADDMVMGTALHPVSEGFGLKIGAGQVVPEINYAPRPGTEKDPAKLRKEYVDYITTDILNRAVTAGFPAVHLETEWVSQMNQEKLCAPVVAGQKEVCEKFHEEYGIACGVRQTIPDQREHDMGLRPGMDSVHAYPEKFFECCDYACENGADNLSVESVGGKEFADYAVTHGDIVAFLFGVGYLGSIDMDYIWNQMVDIAKRNRTVPGGDTDCSGANVSMFMAGGMMDNDVQKTFSAITRAISAARTLVAWEAGAQGPDKDCGYEGIICKAIAGKPTTQEGKNCQCAHCDLMGNLSAQVCDCWSNESVEYHPEFGGTSVQCWLGSLGYEVALMNTAIQTHQEKTLRDLYCITDMTRSPESYILAYNNAYEIGKVIAENGDSYYLRSKAAAEKAIEIIESGYNSKTLQLTKKQYDVLEDCKKKIVALPTEEDAFVEQCVKEFTGVVPNFNMKNYGL, from the coding sequence ATGACATCTGTAAAATACACTGGAATGGCGTACAAGAGCGCCGACGACATGGTAATGGGAACCGCACTGCACCCCGTGTCCGAGGGATTCGGACTCAAGATTGGAGCAGGACAGGTTGTCCCCGAGATCAACTACGCACCTAGGCCCGGAACCGAGAAGGACCCCGCCAAGCTGAGGAAGGAGTACGTCGACTACATCACCACCGACATCCTCAACAGGGCAGTCACCGCCGGATTCCCCGCAGTCCACCTCGAGACCGAGTGGGTCTCCCAGATGAACCAGGAGAAGCTCTGCGCACCCGTTGTCGCAGGACAGAAAGAGGTCTGCGAGAAGTTCCACGAGGAGTACGGCATCGCTTGCGGTGTCAGGCAGACCATCCCCGACCAGAGGGAGCACGACATGGGTCTCCGCCCCGGAATGGACTCCGTCCACGCATACCCCGAGAAGTTCTTCGAGTGCTGCGACTACGCATGCGAGAACGGTGCAGACAACCTTTCCGTCGAGTCCGTCGGTGGAAAAGAGTTCGCTGACTACGCCGTCACCCACGGAGACATCGTCGCCTTCCTGTTCGGAGTCGGATACCTCGGATCCATCGACATGGACTACATCTGGAACCAGATGGTCGACATCGCAAAGAGGAACAGGACCGTCCCCGGAGGAGACACCGACTGCTCTGGAGCAAACGTCTCCATGTTCATGGCCGGCGGAATGATGGACAACGATGTCCAGAAGACCTTCAGCGCCATCACCCGTGCCATCTCCGCAGCAAGGACCCTTGTTGCATGGGAGGCCGGAGCACAGGGACCCGACAAGGACTGCGGATACGAGGGAATCATCTGCAAGGCCATCGCCGGAAAGCCCACCACCCAGGAAGGAAAGAACTGCCAGTGCGCTCACTGCGACCTCATGGGTAACCTGTCCGCTCAGGTCTGCGACTGCTGGTCCAACGAGTCCGTCGAGTACCACCCCGAGTTCGGTGGAACCTCCGTCCAGTGCTGGCTCGGATCCCTCGGATACGAGGTTGCTCTCATGAACACTGCAATCCAGACCCACCAGGAGAAGACCCTGAGGGACCTGTACTGCATCACCGACATGACCAGGAGCCCCGAGTCCTACATCCTCGCCTACAACAACGCCTACGAGATCGGAAAGGTCATCGCAGAGAACGGCGACAGCTACTACCTCAGGTCCAAGGCAGCCGCAGAGAAGGCCATCGAGATCATCGAGAGCGGATACAACTCCAAGACCCTCCAGCTGACCAAGAAGCAGTACGATGTCCTCGAGGACTGCAAGAAGAAGATCGTCGCCCTCCCCACCGAGGAGGACGCCTTCGTCGAGCAGTGCGTGAAGGAATTCACCGGCGTCGTACCCAACTTCAACATGAAGAACTACGGACTCTGA
- a CDS encoding GTP-binding protein: MIVYILGGFLGSGKTSLLMRLATMFSERKQKVAILVNESGEIGVDGATLKAQGYDAVELPSGCICCSLAGTLQSALKNITNDIDPDIIIIEPTGLALPHKVKDLVHNACIDEDRDVIIGIADIQRFKDLIKKKEEFFTRQMQGSDFILINKSDLAKDGEIEEATAWLNGRFPGKEVIPVSVKEGTNLDKVFEMMQ, from the coding sequence ATGATAGTCTACATTCTAGGTGGATTCCTCGGGAGCGGCAAGACCAGTCTGCTCATGAGGCTTGCCACCATGTTCAGCGAGAGGAAACAGAAGGTCGCGATCCTTGTCAACGAGTCCGGGGAGATCGGAGTGGACGGAGCGACCCTCAAGGCACAGGGATACGATGCCGTGGAGCTTCCTTCCGGATGTATATGCTGTTCCCTCGCAGGGACCCTGCAGAGCGCCCTCAAGAACATAACCAACGATATCGACCCCGACATCATAATCATCGAGCCCACCGGTCTCGCGCTGCCCCACAAGGTCAAGGACCTGGTCCACAACGCATGTATCGACGAGGACAGGGACGTCATCATCGGGATCGCAGACATACAGAGGTTCAAGGACCTCATCAAGAAGAAGGAGGAATTCTTCACCAGGCAGATGCAGGGTTCCGATTTCATCCTGATCAACAAGAGCGACCTCGCGAAGGACGGGGAGATCGAGGAGGCCACGGCATGGCTCAACGGCCGCTTCCCCGGAAAGGAGGTCATCCCCGTATCCGTGAAGGAGGGTACGAACCTCGACAAGGTCTTCGAGATGATGCAATGA
- a CDS encoding indolepyruvate oxidoreductase subunit beta has protein sequence MKYSVQIVGVGGQGVLLASMVLGTAAMRAGHKVRMSEVHGMAQRGGSVLSTLRFGDDVVSPLEATGGADLIMGFEPVETVRSMGLGSRDTAVLMNLDPVYPGNVAAGFDTYPDVEALVREIEGRNGHVVTVEATRIAVEAGKAVAANAVMIGAVAAMEGFPLERDLLKEVLLETVPQKFRDLNAKAFDMGYDAISKRD, from the coding sequence GTGAAGTATTCCGTCCAGATCGTAGGAGTGGGAGGACAGGGTGTCCTCCTGGCCTCGATGGTCCTCGGTACCGCGGCCATGAGGGCCGGGCACAAGGTGAGGATGAGCGAGGTCCACGGGATGGCCCAGAGGGGAGGGAGCGTCCTCTCCACGCTCAGGTTCGGGGACGACGTGGTCAGTCCTCTGGAGGCTACAGGCGGGGCCGACCTCATAATGGGGTTCGAGCCCGTGGAGACCGTGAGGTCCATGGGTCTCGGGAGCAGGGACACGGCCGTCCTCATGAACCTCGACCCGGTCTACCCCGGCAACGTCGCGGCCGGTTTCGACACCTATCCCGACGTGGAGGCCCTGGTTAGGGAGATCGAGGGCAGGAACGGCCACGTGGTGACGGTCGAAGCGACCAGGATCGCCGTCGAGGCCGGAAAGGCCGTGGCCGCCAACGCCGTGATGATCGGTGCGGTGGCCGCGATGGAAGGATTCCCGCTGGAGAGGGATCTGCTCAAGGAGGTCCTCCTCGAGACGGTCCCGCAGAAGTTCAGGGACCTCAACGCCAAGGCCTTCGATATGGGTTACGACGCCATATCCAAGCGTGACTGA
- a CDS encoding PLP-dependent cysteine synthase family protein, translated as MRYLDNIHDSIGNTPLLKINHMGVGNNNNLFAKMELANPGGSVKDRVGMYMIADAERRGVLKPGYTIVEATAGNTGIGIAMAALNKGYNVTFYVPTKFSQEKLAVMRALGANIIHTPREEGMLGAERRAKEAIENDPHMVGMMQFRNPANPQAHYETTGPEIYRDLDGRIDYFVAGAGSGGTFSGIVKYLKERNPKIKGILADPIGSTIGGGEHGDYDIEGIGNDFVASTMDISLVDKVIKVSDKDAMATCRELAKKEGVLAGSSSGAALWASLQLSEEVEGANIVTIFPDRGDRYFSKGLWGDME; from the coding sequence TTGAGATATCTTGACAATATACACGATTCCATCGGCAACACCCCTCTGCTGAAGATCAACCACATGGGTGTGGGGAACAACAACAATCTGTTCGCCAAAATGGAACTTGCCAATCCCGGCGGATCCGTCAAAGACCGTGTGGGGATGTACATGATCGCCGATGCGGAAAGGAGGGGCGTCCTGAAGCCCGGATACACCATAGTCGAGGCCACCGCAGGGAATACCGGCATAGGTATCGCCATGGCGGCCCTCAACAAGGGCTACAACGTAACGTTCTACGTCCCCACCAAATTCTCCCAGGAGAAACTGGCCGTGATGCGCGCACTGGGAGCCAACATCATCCACACCCCTAGGGAAGAAGGCATGCTCGGAGCCGAGAGAAGGGCGAAGGAGGCCATAGAGAATGATCCGCACATGGTAGGCATGATGCAGTTCAGGAATCCTGCCAATCCCCAGGCCCATTACGAGACCACCGGTCCGGAGATCTACCGTGACCTGGACGGACGCATAGACTATTTCGTAGCAGGTGCGGGTTCCGGAGGGACCTTCAGCGGAATAGTGAAGTATCTCAAGGAAAGGAATCCGAAGATAAAGGGGATCCTCGCCGACCCCATAGGCTCCACCATAGGCGGAGGCGAACACGGGGACTACGACATCGAGGGGATAGGCAACGACTTCGTGGCCAGTACGATGGACATATCGCTGGTGGATAAGGTCATCAAGGTATCCGACAAGGATGCCATGGCCACTTGCAGGGAACTTGCGAAAAAGGAGGGGGTCCTGGCCGGATCGTCGTCCGGGGCCGCACTCTGGGCATCCCTGCAGCTGTCCGAAGAGGTCGAAGGCGCCAACATAGTGACCATATTCCCGGACAGAGGGGACCGCTACTTCTCCAAGGGACTGTGGGGAGACATGGAGTGA
- a CDS encoding YqaJ viral recombinase family protein, translated as MAFDGRANIVEIDDDERIVAFDLYRKKKISGTKLGPILGMSDLSTPFKVALELAGIYPGDKANKYIDAGNILEPVIRSYVRKNAKTLCTDLGLPEGTDVIVEEPVEKEKCGYDHFHDNKVFGGLVDGYIAYGGKRQAILEIKTSHDKERWLDEEGNVTIVPQTYMMQAGLYAELSGLDKIVFAVGFLEDADYDRPNFWVPTPENTVLITVDRPDMSGPMTDAEKWYHEYIDAGETPAWTDKDADLVKWLKSYDPNAKKKNGPSKNGRRRF; from the coding sequence ATGGCATTCGACGGAAGGGCGAACATAGTCGAGATCGACGATGACGAGAGGATCGTCGCATTCGACCTGTACAGGAAGAAGAAGATATCAGGTACGAAGCTGGGACCGATCCTCGGCATGAGCGACCTATCCACTCCTTTCAAAGTCGCCCTGGAACTCGCCGGGATATATCCGGGGGACAAAGCGAACAAATACATCGACGCCGGGAACATACTCGAGCCGGTCATCAGGAGTTATGTAAGGAAGAACGCGAAGACCCTGTGCACCGATCTGGGACTTCCCGAGGGGACCGACGTCATCGTCGAGGAACCGGTGGAGAAGGAGAAGTGCGGATACGACCACTTCCACGACAACAAGGTCTTCGGAGGCCTGGTGGACGGATACATAGCATACGGCGGCAAGAGACAGGCCATACTCGAGATCAAGACATCCCACGACAAGGAGAGATGGCTGGACGAGGAAGGGAACGTCACCATCGTCCCCCAGACGTACATGATGCAGGCAGGGCTGTATGCGGAACTTTCAGGATTGGACAAGATCGTCTTCGCCGTGGGATTCCTGGAGGATGCCGACTACGACCGCCCCAACTTCTGGGTACCTACACCTGAGAACACCGTCCTCATAACCGTAGACAGGCCCGACATGTCGGGACCGATGACGGATGCCGAGAAATGGTATCACGAATACATCGATGCGGGAGAGACCCCGGCATGGACCGATAAGGACGCCGACCTCGTCAAATGGCTCAAGTCCTACGACCCCAACGCCAAAAAGAAGAACGGGCCGTCGAAGAACGGCAGAAGAAGGTTCTGA
- the iorA gene encoding indolepyruvate ferredoxin oxidoreductase subunit alpha, which yields MTDLLSDSGRQLLLGNEAITRGLFEAGVKFASTYPGTPSSEVGNLLEEYSERAGMYFEFSSNEKTAVEVAAAAASSGVRSFAFMKHVGLNVAADPLMTLAYSGVRAGMVIMSADDPSAHSSQNEQDNRYYSTLALIPMVEPSNPQEAKDFLAEAYAISEKLGLPLLYRTTTRVNHARSDVVFGEIRTDTPLKGHFDKDDQHFVNIPAYAVHNRVRLLERMKEAGEMSEASPLNRIEGEGDVGVITSGVSYCYVKEFVSGVSILKLGFTNPLPERKIADFVRGKKAVIVVEELEPFVEDQVLRICAQNGIMVHVYGKRDGTLPREWEFSPDTMQRLKDIVDVKAAPVSMGKTDIALPGRPPSLCAGCPHRGIYAATKRAVGKTPVVYCSDIGCYTLGVQPPFRTADFIICMGGGAGAAGGFAQATDQKPIAFIGDSTFFHAGVQPLTSALFNRHSIVMVILDNRTTAMTGHQPNPGTGRHFGGIDTDAVDIEGVVRGLGVEFVRTVDPYDVLSCVKVMKEAVDFDGVAVVISKCPCPLLLKKEKRLEKKVCSVDQDECVRCYTCLRTIACPALVKKDDHVEVDPSQCIGCGMCANVCPKKCIGVRQ from the coding sequence ATGACAGATCTATTGTCAGACAGCGGAAGACAGCTCCTCCTCGGTAACGAGGCCATAACCCGCGGCCTCTTCGAGGCGGGAGTGAAATTCGCATCCACATATCCAGGGACCCCGTCCTCAGAGGTCGGGAATCTGCTCGAGGAATATTCGGAAAGGGCAGGCATGTACTTCGAGTTCTCTTCCAACGAGAAGACCGCGGTGGAGGTGGCGGCGGCCGCGGCATCCTCCGGCGTCAGGTCCTTCGCCTTCATGAAACATGTCGGACTGAACGTCGCCGCCGATCCGCTGATGACGCTCGCCTATTCCGGCGTCAGGGCCGGGATGGTCATAATGTCCGCGGACGACCCCTCCGCCCACAGTTCCCAGAACGAGCAGGACAACAGATACTATTCCACCCTCGCCCTGATCCCCATGGTGGAGCCCTCCAACCCCCAGGAGGCGAAGGACTTCCTGGCCGAGGCGTATGCCATATCCGAGAAGCTGGGTCTTCCTCTCCTGTACAGGACGACCACCCGCGTCAACCACGCCCGTTCCGACGTCGTCTTCGGGGAGATAAGGACGGACACCCCCCTCAAGGGTCATTTCGACAAGGACGACCAGCACTTCGTCAACATCCCCGCCTACGCCGTCCACAACAGGGTCAGGCTGTTGGAGAGGATGAAGGAGGCCGGGGAGATGTCGGAGGCATCCCCTCTCAACAGGATAGAGGGCGAGGGGGACGTAGGGGTCATAACCTCGGGGGTCTCCTATTGCTATGTGAAGGAGTTCGTGTCCGGGGTCTCCATCCTGAAGCTCGGGTTCACCAACCCCCTTCCGGAGAGGAAGATCGCCGATTTCGTCCGCGGGAAGAAGGCCGTCATCGTCGTCGAGGAGCTGGAGCCCTTTGTGGAGGACCAGGTCCTGAGGATCTGTGCCCAGAACGGCATAATGGTCCATGTGTACGGCAAGAGGGACGGTACCCTCCCGCGGGAGTGGGAGTTCTCACCCGATACCATGCAGAGGCTGAAGGACATCGTCGACGTCAAAGCGGCGCCCGTATCCATGGGGAAGACGGACATCGCCCTGCCCGGAAGGCCTCCGTCCCTGTGTGCGGGATGCCCCCACAGAGGGATATATGCGGCCACCAAGAGGGCGGTCGGAAAGACCCCCGTCGTCTACTGCTCAGACATCGGATGCTACACCCTAGGGGTGCAGCCCCCGTTCAGGACGGCGGATTTCATCATATGTATGGGAGGGGGCGCAGGTGCAGCAGGCGGTTTCGCACAGGCGACCGACCAGAAGCCCATCGCATTCATCGGCGACTCCACGTTCTTCCATGCGGGGGTGCAGCCCCTCACATCCGCCCTGTTCAACCGCCACAGCATCGTCATGGTCATCCTCGACAACAGGACCACCGCCATGACGGGTCACCAGCCCAATCCCGGTACGGGAAGGCATTTCGGCGGGATAGACACCGATGCCGTGGATATCGAAGGCGTCGTCAGGGGACTCGGCGTCGAGTTCGTCAGGACCGTCGACCCGTACGACGTCCTTTCCTGCGTCAAGGTCATGAAGGAGGCCGTGGACTTCGACGGTGTCGCCGTGGTCATAAGCAAATGCCCCTGCCCGCTCCTTCTCAAGAAGGAGAAGCGTCTGGAGAAGAAGGTGTGTTCCGTCGACCAGGACGAGTGTGTAAGATGCTACACCTGCCTGAGGACCATCGCCTGCCCCGCCCTCGTCAAGAAGGACGACCATGTGGAGGTGGATCCGTCGCAGTGCATAGGATGCGGCATGTGTGCGAACGTATGCCCGAAGAAGTGCATAGGGGTGAGACAGTGA
- a CDS encoding methylamine methyltransferase corrinoid protein reductive activase, protein MTYGIAIDIGTSGSRAHAVDLSDGRIISTVTTECHPLPGANVMDHLTFCINVGNDVAHRILMDTENKVIDALGIDKHKIEKVSICGNPIQLSLFQGIPVDDLAFAGENAKREKGIKEQKRDAGVFSAVDVGLDVPDGTELYVPPAIRHEIGADALAMMYKSGFLEQKANCMVTDYGTNAEMALKVGDDIYTGSAAAGPAMEGQSIRCGMLASPGAISDLEYDFAWKCKVLDDSITPQDGDTFDFSLGMQTAEGPMHGKAKGITGTGVVAAVAVAQYDHLWKKGKLATEDGKLHLQDGVYVDSKDISEAAKAIGAMRAGHFTLLEHAGIKFDEMRVMYMAGASGTYVDAMKARDIGLIPPSSTEIYQWGNTSLAMATDILRKPELLDELQGIANGIRANHIMFASDKVFEQIYMQELSYWDEGMSMEMYNRNNAMVGIQELPKPKGRANVHRMVARDIPDLGEKGLTIIHNIGTQLVGKMDGCTGCKKCQAECPEKALTISDDKVITVQTKNCLGTACYRCQMSCPAKVYQYNKLQLVDN, encoded by the coding sequence ATGACTTACGGAATCGCCATAGACATAGGTACCAGCGGGTCCAGGGCACATGCCGTCGACCTTTCCGATGGGAGGATCATCTCGACGGTCACCACGGAGTGCCACCCGTTGCCCGGTGCCAACGTCATGGATCATCTGACGTTCTGCATAAACGTAGGGAACGATGTCGCGCACAGGATCCTGATGGACACGGAGAACAAGGTTATCGACGCCCTCGGGATCGACAAGCACAAGATCGAGAAGGTCAGCATCTGCGGTAACCCGATCCAACTCTCGCTTTTCCAGGGTATCCCCGTAGACGACCTCGCCTTCGCCGGAGAGAATGCGAAGAGGGAGAAGGGCATAAAGGAACAGAAGAGGGATGCAGGGGTGTTCTCCGCAGTGGACGTCGGTCTCGACGTACCCGACGGGACCGAACTCTACGTGCCTCCTGCGATCAGGCACGAGATCGGTGCAGACGCACTTGCGATGATGTACAAATCCGGATTCCTCGAGCAGAAGGCCAACTGCATGGTCACCGATTACGGTACCAACGCCGAGATGGCTCTGAAGGTAGGGGATGACATCTACACCGGTTCGGCCGCCGCGGGACCTGCCATGGAAGGACAGTCCATCAGGTGCGGTATGCTCGCATCCCCCGGCGCCATCAGCGACCTCGAGTACGACTTCGCATGGAAATGCAAGGTCCTCGACGACTCGATCACCCCGCAGGACGGAGACACTTTCGATTTCAGTCTCGGAATGCAGACCGCCGAGGGGCCTATGCACGGAAAGGCCAAGGGTATCACCGGGACCGGTGTAGTCGCGGCCGTCGCCGTCGCCCAGTACGACCATCTGTGGAAGAAGGGTAAACTGGCCACCGAGGACGGCAAGCTCCATCTCCAGGACGGGGTCTACGTCGACTCCAAGGACATCTCCGAGGCCGCCAAGGCCATCGGGGCGATGAGGGCCGGACACTTCACCTTGCTGGAACATGCGGGTATCAAGTTCGACGAGATGCGCGTCATGTACATGGCAGGGGCATCAGGTACCTATGTGGACGCCATGAAGGCGAGGGACATAGGTCTCATCCCGCCGTCGTCCACCGAGATCTACCAGTGGGGAAACACGTCCCTGGCCATGGCCACCGACATTCTCAGGAAGCCGGAGCTGCTTGACGAGCTCCAGGGCATCGCCAACGGCATAAGGGCGAACCACATCATGTTCGCCTCCGACAAGGTGTTCGAGCAGATCTACATGCAGGAACTTTCCTATTGGGACGAGGGGATGTCCATGGAGATGTACAACAGGAACAACGCCATGGTCGGCATCCAGGAGCTGCCTAAGCCCAAGGGACGTGCCAACGTCCACAGGATGGTCGCCCGCGACATCCCCGATCTCGGAGAGAAGGGACTCACCATCATCCACAACATCGGTACGCAGCTCGTCGGGAAGATGGATGGCTGCACCGGATGCAAGAAGTGCCAGGCGGAGTGTCCCGAGAAGGCGCTCACCATCTCCGACGACAAGGTCATCACCGTACAGACCAAGAACTGTCTCGGAACCGCCTGCTACAGGTGCCAGATGTCCTGTCCGGCCAAGGTCTACCAGTACAACAAGCTCCAGCTTGTCGACAACTGA
- a CDS encoding trans-sulfuration enzyme family protein, translating into MKTDTQLIHGHGGEDPRTGAVNVPIYQTSTFRQPELGHCLGYEYSRTGNPTREAVEKEIAVLEGGVAGFAFGSGMAAITAVLSLFKSGDRIVIGSNVYGGTFRVLDKVFNNFGITYTIADTLDLDSFEKAIADDVVAVLVESPANPLMFVTDLKAVSEIARRHGILTIVDNTFMTPYLQKPLELGADIIVHSATKYLGGHSDLVAGLVVVNDEKLAERIAFLQNATGGVLGPFDSFLLLRGIKTLGVRMDRHCSNAQYIAEYLQKSPAVSKVYYPGLESDSGYEVNSRQARAGGGMISFELAEGYDHRKFLSSTKIIALAESLGGVESLVCHPASMTHASIPKDIREKVGITDGLIRLSVGIEDKDDLVEDIEQALEASKSDRIEIS; encoded by the coding sequence ATGAAGACAGACACCCAGCTGATCCACGGCCATGGCGGGGAAGACCCCCGCACAGGGGCCGTCAACGTCCCGATATATCAGACATCCACCTTCAGACAGCCCGAACTCGGACACTGCCTCGGATACGAGTACTCGAGGACAGGCAACCCGACCAGGGAGGCGGTGGAGAAGGAAATCGCCGTCCTCGAAGGAGGTGTAGCGGGATTCGCATTCGGTTCCGGAATGGCCGCCATAACGGCGGTCCTGAGCCTTTTCAAGAGCGGGGACAGGATAGTCATCGGCAGCAATGTCTACGGAGGCACATTCCGTGTCCTGGACAAGGTGTTCAACAACTTCGGGATAACGTACACCATCGCAGACACCTTGGATCTGGACTCCTTCGAGAAAGCGATCGCCGATGATGTGGTAGCGGTTCTCGTGGAAAGCCCCGCCAACCCCCTGATGTTCGTGACCGACCTGAAGGCCGTGTCGGAAATAGCCAGAAGGCACGGGATATTGACCATCGTGGACAACACCTTCATGACCCCGTACCTGCAGAAGCCTCTGGAACTCGGGGCGGACATCATCGTCCATAGCGCCACCAAATATCTCGGCGGACACAGCGACCTCGTGGCCGGACTGGTCGTCGTCAATGACGAAAAACTCGCAGAACGCATCGCATTCCTGCAGAATGCCACCGGAGGGGTGCTAGGACCGTTCGACTCGTTCCTTCTCCTCAGAGGTATAAAGACGCTCGGGGTCAGGATGGACCGTCACTGCTCCAACGCCCAATACATAGCGGAATATCTGCAGAAGAGCCCGGCCGTATCGAAAGTATACTACCCCGGATTGGAGAGCGACTCCGGATATGAGGTCAACAGCCGTCAGGCCCGTGCCGGAGGAGGAATGATCTCGTTCGAACTCGCGGAAGGATACGACCACAGGAAATTCCTCTCTTCCACGAAGATCATCGCATTGGCGGAGAGTCTGGGAGGGGTCGAATCGCTCGTGTGCCACCCTGCAAGCATGACCCATGCGTCCATACCCAAGGACATCAGGGAGAAAGTGGGCATAACAGACGGTCTCATCAGACTGTCGGTGGGGATAGAAGACAAGGACGATCTGGTCGAGGACATCGAGCAGGCATTGGAAGCTTCGAAGAGTGATCGAATTGAGATATCTTGA
- a CDS encoding B12-binding domain-containing protein: MISIQGVDFSKILTRYDIKLQNAETPEEAAKKLLPADPVFKDVAEKVLFMKFKDVGPAVQKALASKDPLDVINEGLVAGMEIVAKLYAEHVYYLPEIMMAAKTMEIGIAIAEKQVPGGRSTKGTVIMHAAEGDPHDIGKNIAAVMMRAAGYTVIDMGRDVPVKDAVAKCIEVKPLFMSGTALMTTTMSAFPAEAKLMQEAGLNTPLMGCGGAVNREFANSYDLGIYSRKAPQTPIIAQKILDGYDWKKIREEWDDIVGGN, encoded by the coding sequence ATGATAAGCATTCAGGGAGTGGATTTTTCTAAAATCCTGACTCGCTACGACATAAAGCTCCAGAACGCTGAGACCCCCGAGGAAGCTGCAAAGAAGCTTCTGCCGGCCGACCCCGTCTTCAAGGACGTCGCCGAGAAGGTCCTGTTCATGAAGTTCAAGGATGTCGGACCCGCTGTACAGAAGGCACTCGCCTCGAAGGACCCCCTCGATGTCATCAACGAGGGACTCGTCGCCGGAATGGAGATTGTTGCAAAGCTGTACGCAGAGCACGTCTACTACCTGCCTGAGATCATGATGGCCGCCAAGACCATGGAGATCGGAATCGCTATCGCCGAGAAGCAGGTCCCCGGAGGAAGGTCCACGAAGGGAACCGTCATCATGCACGCTGCCGAGGGAGACCCCCACGACATCGGAAAGAACATCGCCGCAGTCATGATGAGGGCAGCTGGATACACTGTCATCGACATGGGACGTGACGTGCCTGTGAAGGACGCCGTCGCCAAGTGCATCGAAGTCAAGCCTCTGTTCATGAGCGGTACCGCCCTCATGACCACCACCATGTCCGCCTTCCCCGCTGAGGCCAAACTCATGCAGGAAGCCGGCCTGAACACCCCGCTCATGGGATGCGGAGGAGCAGTCAACAGGGAGTTCGCCAACTCTTACGACCTCGGAATCTACTCGAGGAAGGCACCCCAGACCCCCATAATCGCCCAGAAGATCCTCGACGGATACGACTGGAAGAAGATCAGGGAAGAGTGGGACGACATCGTAGGAGGCAACTGA
- a CDS encoding SDR family NAD(P)-dependent oxidoreductase, with translation MTDTALITGASGGIGLEMTRILAKEGYDIIAVARRTDMLEKLKGELESLYGRNVTVICSDLSEDGDVRKVFEIADKEGIEVDILVNNAGFGDYGPFAECDWDKQDRMIRLNVLALSHLTRLFLPGMISRGKGRILNTASVASFEPGPLMSVYYATKAYVLSFSEALTAELKGTGVTVTALCPGPTNTGFAKTANADGANVFKESTSSDARAVAMYGYRCMMKGKAVAVHGITFKAMVLLVRIFPRSLVRRIVLSVQRRSAP, from the coding sequence ATGACAGATACGGCCCTCATCACAGGAGCCTCCGGAGGGATAGGTCTGGAAATGACCAGGATCCTGGCCAAAGAAGGCTACGACATAATCGCCGTCGCCCGCAGAACCGACATGCTGGAGAAACTCAAAGGAGAGCTGGAATCCCTGTACGGGAGGAATGTGACCGTCATATGCTCGGACCTGTCGGAGGACGGTGATGTCCGCAAGGTTTTCGAGATCGCCGATAAAGAGGGGATAGAGGTGGACATCCTCGTCAACAACGCCGGTTTCGGAGACTACGGACCTTTCGCAGAATGCGACTGGGACAAACAGGACAGGATGATAAGATTGAACGTGCTGGCACTTTCCCATCTGACCCGCCTTTTCCTACCGGGGATGATCTCCCGCGGAAAAGGGAGGATCCTGAACACCGCATCCGTGGCATCCTTCGAACCCGGACCTCTGATGTCCGTCTACTATGCGACCAAGGCCTACGTCCTGTCGTTCTCCGAGGCCCTGACGGCCGAACTGAAAGGCACCGGGGTGACCGTCACCGCCCTCTGCCCCGGACCTACCAACACAGGATTCGCCAAGACCGCCAACGCAGACGGGGCCAACGTCTTCAAGGAAAGCACTTCCTCAGACGCCCGCGCCGTCGCCATGTATGGCTATCGTTGCATGATGAAAGGGAAGGCCGTCGCAGTCCACGGTATAACCTTCAAGGCGATGGTTTTACTGGTCAGGATCTTCCCGAGGAGTCTTGTCCGCAGGATAGTCCTGTCGGTACAGAGGAGATCGGCCCCATAA